A stretch of Sphingomicrobium flavum DNA encodes these proteins:
- a CDS encoding hybrid sensor histidine kinase/response regulator: MSGLGEGFDFGALLAIADALPVMIAYVDPKLRYTFVNKPLADWFEMPRKAILGKCVSDMMGEESYAARAPMLKKALAGERQFTVADYEHPTRGLLCTQAEYVPHLSPSGTVKGLVLVVQDVTEARAAEVALKESEQRFRRIADSAPVPIWVARKDGSREFINRAYANFFEMSAEDAAKIDWTERVHPDDEEQMRIDMVSGLKTGEPFGFTARASNGAGVWRWMQAFVQPRRNEEGEIVGYIGVASDITLAKDAEHKLRGEKDDAVRDLAAAQDQLRQAQKMEALGQLTGGIAHDFNNLLTVVVGGLDLISKKVEDERLKKYADNALSAAERGARLTGQLLAFSRVQRLDVRPVTVGALMDEMRPLLKNVLGPGIEKAYDLQDQDMKVAADPTQLEVAMLNLAINARDAMPDGGTLTFSSRRVTVSEDPEMADGDYIELSISDTGHGMPKEVAERAFDPFFTTKDVGKGTGLGLSMVYGMARQSGGTARIASMEGEGTSVTLFLKKAESEEDGHGVPVRHHEVTPCGSMGRKVLVVDDDAQVRTYICAALEEAGYVVAEAANGEEAMGQFNSFEPDVVVLDYIMPGQSGAEIAAAMRAARADQPILFVSGYNETDAIRDAAPDAALLAKPFRPDALDRAICDLLGQE; encoded by the coding sequence TTGTCCGGCCTGGGGGAGGGGTTTGACTTTGGCGCGCTGCTCGCGATTGCCGACGCGCTGCCGGTGATGATCGCTTATGTCGATCCTAAGCTTCGCTACACCTTCGTGAACAAGCCGCTGGCGGACTGGTTCGAAATGCCGCGCAAGGCGATCCTTGGCAAATGTGTGTCCGACATGATGGGCGAGGAGAGCTATGCCGCGCGCGCGCCGATGCTGAAAAAAGCGCTGGCGGGGGAACGGCAATTCACCGTCGCGGACTATGAGCATCCGACGCGGGGGTTGCTGTGCACGCAGGCCGAATATGTGCCGCACCTGTCGCCTTCGGGCACGGTGAAGGGGCTGGTGCTGGTGGTGCAGGATGTCACCGAGGCGCGGGCGGCCGAAGTGGCGCTGAAGGAAAGCGAGCAGCGCTTCCGCCGGATCGCGGACAGTGCGCCGGTGCCGATCTGGGTGGCGCGCAAGGATGGCAGCCGCGAATTCATCAACCGGGCCTATGCGAACTTTTTCGAAATGTCGGCCGAGGATGCGGCGAAGATCGACTGGACCGAGCGCGTCCATCCTGACGATGAAGAGCAGATGCGCATCGATATGGTGAGCGGATTGAAGACTGGCGAGCCGTTCGGCTTTACCGCGCGGGCCAGCAATGGTGCGGGGGTGTGGCGCTGGATGCAGGCCTTCGTCCAGCCGCGGCGCAATGAGGAAGGCGAGATTGTCGGCTATATCGGGGTGGCGAGCGATATCACCTTGGCCAAGGATGCCGAGCACAAGCTGCGCGGGGAAAAGGATGATGCGGTGCGCGATCTTGCGGCAGCGCAGGACCAGCTTCGCCAGGCGCAGAAGATGGAGGCGCTGGGCCAGCTGACGGGCGGGATCGCGCATGATTTCAATAATCTGCTAACCGTGGTGGTGGGCGGGCTCGACCTCATTTCCAAGAAGGTGGAGGACGAGCGGCTCAAGAAATATGCCGACAATGCGCTGAGCGCGGCGGAACGCGGGGCGCGGCTGACGGGGCAGCTGCTCGCCTTCAGCCGGGTGCAGCGGCTGGACGTGCGGCCGGTGACGGTGGGCGCGCTGATGGACGAGATGCGGCCGCTGCTCAAGAATGTGCTCGGGCCGGGGATCGAGAAGGCCTATGACCTGCAGGATCAGGACATGAAGGTCGCGGCCGATCCGACGCAGCTGGAAGTGGCGATGCTCAACCTGGCGATCAACGCGCGCGACGCCATGCCCGATGGCGGGACGCTAACCTTTTCATCGCGCCGGGTGACGGTGTCGGAAGATCCCGAAATGGCGGACGGCGATTATATCGAGCTCAGCATTTCCGATACCGGCCATGGCATGCCCAAGGAAGTGGCCGAGCGCGCCTTCGATCCCTTTTTCACTACCAAGGATGTGGGCAAGGGCACGGGATTGGGCCTGTCGATGGTCTATGGCATGGCGCGCCAATCAGGTGGCACCGCGCGGATCGCCAGCATGGAAGGCGAAGGCACCAGCGTGACGCTATTCCTCAAGAAGGCCGAGAGCGAGGAAGACGGGCATGGCGTGCCGGTGCGGCACCATGAAGTGACGCCCTGCGGATCGATGGGGCGCAAGGTGCTGGTGGTTGACGATGACGCGCAGGTGCGGACTTATATCTGCGCGGCGCTGGAAGAGGCCGGCTATGTGGTGGCCGAGGCGGCCAATGGCGAAGAGGCGATGGGGCAGTTCAACAGTTTCGAACCCGATGTGGTGGTGCTGGACTATATCATGCCGGGCCAGTCGGGCGCGGAGATTGCGGCGGCGATGCGCGCAGCCAGGGCGGATCAGCCGATCCTGTTCGTTTCCGGCTATAACGAGACCGACGCCATCCGCGATGCGGCGCCCGACGCCGCGCTGCTGGCCAAGCCCTTCCGCCCCGACGCGCTAGACCGCGCCATTTGCGATCTGTTGGGCCAGGAATGA
- a CDS encoding DUF4403 family protein: MIRPLLTMLLAALLAGCGTTIDVEPPPEVDSQPADTGQLSRLQVPVTLPLGPVQAAVEREVPKKLWAINRKLDACVPGERVKALGREVKVTPDISCRLEGQVTRGAITLGGRGERITLSMPISAVIAAKDVGGIIKQETATARATVRMTARLSMSEDWTLKPKVDIDYGWREAPGIDILGQRVEFTSRADRELQGVVRQIERQVERELAKIDVKSAVETAWRQGFAVLSLNKENPPVWMTIAPEAVGVDGYAINGREAVVRLSLAARTASFVGDKPAAPEAVPLPPRSAGLANPGIELLLPVLADYDELEPVVLRELKELAAKGIRLPGAGAVDVEFRSVSIHATENGRLAVGVDAKIVPEGSWWARAYGTVDGMMWLTGLPVNEENSTRIAIRDFALYGESDRRTVNLIGRMLLSPQVQQRIGTVLTEDFHSDYDALLADVREAVADLREGPWRIAITVDDVRHGKIAATGAGLYLPVMARGEGTIDFGGR, translated from the coding sequence ATGATCCGACCCCTTCTGACCATGCTGCTGGCCGCGCTGCTGGCGGGCTGCGGCACCACCATCGATGTCGAGCCGCCGCCCGAGGTGGATAGCCAGCCAGCCGATACGGGACAGTTGTCGCGCCTGCAGGTGCCGGTGACGCTGCCGCTGGGGCCGGTGCAGGCGGCGGTGGAGCGCGAGGTGCCCAAGAAGCTGTGGGCGATCAATCGCAAGCTCGATGCCTGCGTGCCGGGCGAGCGGGTGAAGGCGCTGGGGCGCGAGGTGAAGGTGACCCCCGATATCAGCTGCCGGCTGGAAGGGCAGGTGACGCGCGGTGCCATCACGCTGGGCGGGCGCGGGGAGCGGATCACGCTGTCGATGCCGATCAGCGCGGTGATCGCGGCCAAGGATGTGGGCGGCATCATCAAACAGGAAACCGCGACCGCGCGCGCCACGGTGCGGATGACGGCGCGGCTTTCGATGAGCGAGGATTGGACGCTCAAGCCCAAGGTGGACATCGACTATGGCTGGCGCGAGGCGCCGGGCATCGACATTCTCGGCCAGCGGGTGGAATTCACCTCGCGCGCCGACCGCGAATTGCAGGGCGTGGTGCGCCAGATCGAACGACAGGTCGAGCGCGAGCTGGCCAAGATCGACGTCAAAAGCGCGGTCGAGACGGCCTGGCGACAGGGCTTTGCGGTGCTCAGCCTCAACAAGGAAAACCCGCCCGTCTGGATGACGATCGCGCCCGAGGCGGTGGGCGTGGATGGCTATGCGATCAACGGGCGCGAAGCGGTGGTCCGGCTGTCGCTGGCGGCGCGCACGGCAAGCTTTGTGGGGGACAAGCCCGCCGCGCCCGAGGCCGTGCCCTTGCCGCCGCGCAGCGCGGGGCTGGCCAATCCGGGGATTGAATTATTGCTGCCGGTGCTGGCCGATTATGACGAACTGGAGCCGGTGGTGCTGCGCGAGCTCAAGGAGCTGGCGGCCAAGGGCATCAGGCTGCCCGGTGCTGGCGCGGTCGATGTGGAGTTCCGATCGGTCAGCATCCATGCGACCGAAAATGGCCGGCTGGCGGTGGGCGTCGATGCCAAGATCGTGCCCGAAGGCAGCTGGTGGGCGCGCGCTTATGGCACGGTCGATGGCATGATGTGGCTGACCGGTCTGCCGGTGAATGAGGAAAATTCAACCCGCATCGCGATCCGCGATTTCGCGCTCTACGGCGAAAGCGACCGGCGCACGGTTAACCTCATCGGCCGCATGCTGCTCAGCCCCCAGGTCCAGCAACGCATCGGCACGGTGCTGACCGAAGATTTCCATTCGGACTATGACGCGCTGCTGGCCGATGTGCGCGAAGCGGTGGCGGACCTGCGCGAAGGGCCGTGGCGCATCGCCATCACCGTCGATGACGTGCGGCACGGCAAGATCGCGGCGACGGGCGCGGGGTTGTACTTGCCGGTGATGGCGCGGGGTGAGGGGACGATCGACTTTGGCGGAAGGTGA
- a CDS encoding winged helix-turn-helix domain-containing protein has protein sequence MDAPKDNFEPLEDRAALDLAHVAPFCLGELQVFPAERVIRRGDHRAELEPKVMKLLVILGQDCGHVFSPDDLIDLCWDGRIVGDSAITRVVSLLRNALADVAGNRVRIANVRKVGYRLELAGGAHDPATTAATARWPLVAGIVGLLLAALAIWQLVPSAPASPVSLVILSATQGDEEDRMVGSGLAAALADSIQQANQIEVTGRISAATLQDQGISPVEIGRRLGVDYIVVTRLDRAAGTRRFSVELFKVEAGSSIFQRARPVTASELALVPALAARDIVQRLDIDGGTAAASGLAEQADAQLYMLASSLIDTRDGQQVARAVTLLRQFTARNPDYAPGWAMLAKALRLAPAASQDQRIAMSEEATGLAEKALAMDPDSPSTLKVHGLLASDTAQRLQSLERMVALDPYDAEAWIWLANARMGRGTEGSDLDAMRRSLALEPLWNRAWQAASNAANYGRLDLADTMDERVIAVADQHWQADYARARIAQRRGDLSQALRLGRLAMLSADPGSKALLTHQLKLSALLTNRPPLHDARAHASSPVSQIITGILPADDDLRAAGMGTHNLWQLGPALAPYAALLVRNDRHQTLIAAYDEAYAKPGAFVSAMEARENGPYWAATMGAYVGWSLAQEGRQQEARQIFTLARAAIQPLVDDKREYVRQSDLFAAASLYAAAGDAPAAAALVQRLMKHGWPFSYPTTLPAIAGPLTDDPLFAKVRPLVPELDEIEKRIEKERREAR, from the coding sequence ATGGACGCACCAAAGGACAATTTCGAGCCACTTGAGGACAGGGCGGCCCTGGACCTGGCGCATGTCGCGCCTTTCTGTCTGGGTGAGCTCCAGGTCTTCCCGGCCGAACGCGTCATCCGCCGCGGCGATCATCGCGCCGAACTCGAACCCAAGGTGATGAAGCTGCTGGTCATCCTGGGGCAGGATTGCGGCCATGTCTTTTCGCCCGACGACCTGATCGACCTGTGCTGGGACGGTCGCATCGTAGGCGACAGCGCCATCACCCGCGTCGTGTCGCTGCTGCGCAATGCGCTGGCCGACGTGGCCGGCAACCGGGTCCGCATCGCCAATGTCCGCAAGGTCGGCTATCGCCTCGAACTGGCGGGCGGGGCCCATGACCCCGCCACCACGGCGGCAACGGCCCGCTGGCCGCTCGTCGCCGGCATCGTCGGCCTGCTGCTGGCGGCACTGGCCATCTGGCAACTTGTCCCTTCCGCGCCTGCCAGTCCCGTCTCACTCGTGATCCTCTCCGCAACGCAAGGCGATGAGGAAGACCGGATGGTCGGCAGCGGTCTCGCTGCAGCCCTTGCGGACAGCATCCAACAAGCAAACCAGATCGAGGTCACGGGCAGGATCAGCGCTGCAACCCTGCAGGATCAGGGCATTTCGCCCGTCGAGATCGGACGCCGCCTCGGCGTCGACTATATCGTCGTCACCCGCCTCGATCGCGCGGCGGGAACGCGCCGTTTCAGCGTCGAGCTCTTCAAGGTGGAAGCCGGCAGCAGCATCTTCCAGCGCGCCCGCCCGGTCACAGCCTCCGAACTCGCCCTCGTGCCTGCGCTGGCAGCGCGCGATATTGTCCAGCGCCTCGACATCGACGGCGGCACCGCCGCCGCGTCAGGGCTGGCCGAACAGGCCGATGCGCAGCTCTACATGCTGGCCTCGTCACTGATCGACACCCGCGATGGCCAGCAGGTCGCCCGCGCCGTCACGCTGCTGCGCCAATTCACCGCGCGCAATCCCGATTATGCTCCCGGCTGGGCAATGCTCGCCAAGGCCTTGCGGCTCGCCCCCGCAGCAAGCCAGGACCAGCGCATCGCCATGAGTGAGGAGGCGACCGGCCTTGCCGAAAAGGCGCTCGCGATGGACCCTGACTCTCCCTCGACGCTAAAGGTCCATGGCCTGCTGGCTAGCGACACCGCCCAGCGCCTCCAGTCGCTCGAACGGATGGTCGCGCTTGACCCCTATGATGCCGAAGCATGGATCTGGCTGGCGAATGCGCGGATGGGACGGGGCACCGAAGGCAGCGATCTCGATGCTATGCGCCGATCCTTGGCCCTTGAACCGCTCTGGAATCGCGCCTGGCAGGCCGCCAGCAACGCCGCCAATTATGGCCGCCTCGATCTTGCCGACACCATGGACGAGCGCGTCATCGCGGTGGCCGATCAGCACTGGCAGGCCGATTATGCCCGCGCGCGCATTGCCCAGCGGCGCGGTGATCTTTCTCAGGCCCTGCGCCTTGGCAGGCTCGCCATGCTGTCGGCCGATCCTGGCTCCAAAGCCCTGCTGACCCACCAGTTGAAGCTTTCGGCACTGCTGACCAATCGGCCGCCGCTCCATGATGCGCGCGCGCACGCCTCCAGTCCCGTATCGCAGATCATCACCGGCATCCTGCCTGCCGATGACGACTTGCGTGCCGCGGGCATGGGAACACACAATCTTTGGCAATTGGGTCCGGCGCTCGCGCCATATGCCGCGCTGCTGGTGCGCAATGACCGACACCAGACGCTGATCGCCGCCTATGACGAGGCCTACGCTAAACCCGGTGCGTTCGTATCGGCAATGGAGGCGCGGGAAAACGGACCCTATTGGGCCGCGACCATGGGGGCCTATGTCGGCTGGTCGCTCGCACAGGAAGGACGCCAGCAGGAGGCCCGCCAAATCTTTACGCTGGCCCGCGCTGCCATCCAGCCCCTCGTCGATGACAAGCGCGAATATGTCCGGCAGTCGGACCTGTTTGCCGCTGCCAGCCTATATGCAGCGGCGGGCGACGCCCCGGCTGCAGCCGCCTTGGTGCAGCGCCTGATGAAGCACGGCTGGCCCTTCAGCTACCCCACCACCTTGCCCGCGATCGCCGGCCCGCTGACCGATGATCCGCTGTTCGCCAAGGTGCGCCCGCTCGTCCCCGAACTGGATGAGATCGAAAAGAGGATCGAGAAGGAACGCCGCGAAGCCCGCTAG
- the yghU gene encoding glutathione-dependent disulfide-bond oxidoreductase yields MADYTPPKVWTWDKENGGQFASINRPTAGAREEKPLPSGDHPLQLYSLATPNGQKVTIMLEELLAAGHDAEYNAWKISISDGDQFGSGFVDINPNSKIPALLDRSPSGGGDPIRIFESGNILLYLAEKYGAFLPTDLAGRTETLNWLFWQMGAGPYLGGGFGHFYNYAPDKIEYAIDRFSMEVKRHYDLLDQQLADRPFIAGDSYTIADMAIWPWYGNLALGRAYGDANIFLDIASYKNVMRWTEEIDARQAVQRGRIVNKSWGDVQLAERHSAADVNAALARTA; encoded by the coding sequence ATGGCCGATTATACCCCCCCGAAGGTCTGGACCTGGGACAAGGAAAATGGCGGCCAGTTCGCCTCCATCAACCGCCCCACCGCCGGCGCGCGCGAGGAGAAGCCGCTGCCCAGCGGCGATCACCCGCTGCAACTTTACAGCCTCGCGACCCCCAATGGGCAGAAGGTCACCATCATGCTGGAAGAGCTGCTCGCCGCCGGCCATGATGCCGAATATAACGCCTGGAAAATCTCTATCAGCGATGGCGACCAGTTCGGCTCGGGCTTTGTCGACATCAACCCCAACAGCAAGATTCCGGCGCTCCTCGACCGCTCGCCATCAGGAGGCGGCGACCCGATCCGCATCTTCGAAAGCGGCAATATCCTGCTCTATCTGGCCGAAAAATATGGTGCCTTCCTGCCGACCGACCTGGCGGGTCGCACGGAAACACTGAACTGGCTCTTCTGGCAGATGGGCGCCGGCCCCTATCTCGGCGGGGGCTTTGGCCATTTCTACAATTATGCGCCGGACAAGATCGAATATGCCATCGACCGCTTTTCGATGGAGGTGAAGCGCCACTACGACCTGCTCGACCAGCAACTGGCCGACCGCCCGTTCATCGCCGGCGACAGCTACACCATCGCCGACATGGCCATCTGGCCCTGGTACGGAAACCTGGCGCTAGGCCGCGCCTATGGCGACGCCAACATCTTCCTCGATATCGCCAGCTACAAAAATGTCATGCGCTGGACCGAAGAGATTGATGCCCGCCAGGCCGTCCAGCGCGGCCGCATCGTCAACAAGAGCTGGGGTGATGTGCAGCTGGCCGAACGGCACAGCGCAGCTGATGTGAACGCAGCCTTGGCCCGTACCGCCTAG
- a CDS encoding putative bifunctional diguanylate cyclase/phosphodiesterase, whose translation MYQAPDRYKRMISARLPDGESLGVSHGAEDRSSSPLRDVQLIARAQFAPLFGIANIVAALLVAAALHGSIGAPQLLGWILLVGAANVLAIMWARKQAITHIGRSGRKVPVWMMAADVAGRGLVWLSLPILSFAGLGTSDQIILASIMAGLGVAALGLVVVPHCVKTWMAMFTAAVGYGLVIARDAIPFEHMVAILFVLGMAVVGVLHVARWAFGQLKTTADFGTQSESANLLLQEYEKRGVGWLWQVDTENCVTYLSSRLVAMIGKPSTQILGHSLPTLLGSNAQLGEILLKKKPFTNLEMEVKSAAGSRWISVSGDPIIDTAGRFEGFRGVGSDITEVRQTQERLTNLANMDVLSGLPNRGRVRQLLGEALRNATTSNVPCAIMFLDLDGFKPVNDTFGHPKGDAVLQAVAKRLCNEVGQQGHVGRMGGDEFAIVINDAQSRKNIETLAAAIITSIKEPYMIDETEIRIGVSIGCAFGPIDGATVDDLILKADLALYEAKGAGRGVVKYFSSELQNEQDDRVRLESDLRAASASKQFHLLYQPLVSAKDQKLVGFEALIRWQHPTRGLVPPPVFIPIAEECGLMMQIGEWVIDEACKTLASWPEPITVAVNISPKQICMPALPNIVSQCLSRHRVPGNRLELEVTEGVFLGNNTTTLENMKRLRQLGVGIALDDFGTGYSSIGYLNKAVFHKLKIDGSFVREAGTREENVAIIQSIVQLAKSFRMNVTAEGVETAEDFERMRDLGVDTIQGYLFGRPLAYERADKMVRGMSERRQAAS comes from the coding sequence ATGTATCAGGCACCTGACCGATACAAAAGGATGATTTCGGCGCGGCTCCCCGACGGGGAATCGCTGGGCGTGTCGCATGGCGCGGAAGACCGTTCGTCATCGCCGCTACGCGATGTCCAGCTGATCGCCCGCGCCCAGTTCGCTCCCCTGTTCGGGATCGCCAACATCGTGGCCGCCCTGCTGGTCGCCGCCGCCCTGCATGGCTCGATCGGCGCGCCACAGCTGCTTGGCTGGATCCTCCTGGTCGGGGCCGCCAACGTGCTGGCGATCATGTGGGCGCGCAAGCAGGCGATCACCCATATCGGCCGGTCGGGGCGCAAGGTCCCGGTCTGGATGATGGCGGCCGATGTCGCGGGTCGCGGCCTCGTCTGGCTCAGCCTTCCCATTCTTTCCTTTGCCGGGCTTGGCACTTCCGACCAGATCATCCTGGCATCGATCATGGCGGGTCTGGGCGTAGCCGCGCTCGGCCTGGTCGTCGTCCCGCATTGCGTGAAGACCTGGATGGCCATGTTCACCGCCGCCGTCGGCTACGGCCTGGTGATCGCGCGCGACGCGATTCCGTTTGAACATATGGTGGCGATCCTGTTCGTCCTCGGCATGGCCGTGGTGGGCGTCCTCCATGTCGCGCGCTGGGCCTTTGGCCAGCTCAAGACCACCGCCGATTTCGGCACCCAATCGGAAAGCGCCAACCTGCTGCTGCAGGAATATGAAAAGCGCGGCGTGGGTTGGCTGTGGCAGGTCGATACCGAAAATTGCGTGACCTATCTGTCGAGCCGCCTGGTCGCCATGATCGGCAAGCCCTCGACCCAGATCCTGGGTCACTCGCTCCCCACGCTGCTCGGCTCCAATGCGCAGCTGGGCGAGATCCTCCTCAAGAAAAAGCCCTTCACCAACCTGGAGATGGAAGTGAAGTCGGCGGCAGGCTCGCGCTGGATTTCGGTATCGGGTGACCCCATCATCGATACCGCAGGGCGCTTCGAAGGCTTTCGCGGCGTGGGCAGCGACATCACCGAAGTGCGCCAGACGCAGGAGCGGCTGACCAACCTTGCCAATATGGACGTGCTGTCCGGGCTCCCCAATCGCGGCCGCGTGCGCCAGCTCTTGGGCGAAGCGCTGCGCAATGCAACCACCTCCAATGTGCCCTGCGCCATCATGTTCCTCGACCTGGACGGCTTCAAGCCCGTCAACGACACCTTTGGCCATCCCAAGGGCGATGCGGTGCTGCAGGCGGTGGCCAAGCGCCTTTGCAACGAAGTGGGCCAGCAGGGCCATGTCGGGCGCATGGGCGGCGATGAATTCGCCATCGTCATCAACGACGCGCAGAGCCGCAAGAATATCGAAACGCTCGCCGCCGCCATCATCACGTCGATCAAGGAACCTTACATGATCGACGAGACGGAGATCCGCATCGGCGTCTCCATCGGCTGCGCCTTCGGCCCGATCGACGGGGCGACCGTCGACGATCTCATCCTGAAGGCCGACCTGGCGCTCTACGAAGCCAAGGGTGCCGGCCGCGGCGTGGTCAAATATTTCTCGAGCGAGCTGCAGAACGAACAGGACGACCGCGTCCGCCTCGAAAGCGACCTGCGCGCTGCATCGGCGTCCAAGCAATTCCACCTGCTCTACCAGCCGCTCGTGTCGGCCAAGGACCAGAAACTGGTCGGCTTCGAAGCGCTCATCCGCTGGCAGCACCCGACCCGCGGCCTGGTGCCCCCGCCCGTCTTCATCCCCATCGCCGAGGAATGCGGCCTGATGATGCAGATTGGCGAATGGGTCATCGACGAGGCCTGCAAGACGCTGGCCAGCTGGCCCGAACCGATCACGGTCGCGGTCAACATCTCGCCCAAGCAGATCTGCATGCCCGCGCTGCCCAATATCGTCAGCCAGTGCCTGTCGCGCCACCGCGTCCCCGGCAACCGGCTCGAGCTGGAAGTGACCGAGGGCGTCTTCCTTGGCAACAACACCACCACGCTGGAAAATATGAAGCGGCTGCGCCAGCTGGGCGTGGGCATCGCGCTTGACGATTTCGGCACCGGCTACAGCTCGATCGGCTATCTGAACAAGGCCGTCTTCCACAAGCTGAAGATCGACGGCAGCTTCGTTCGCGAAGCGGGCACGCGCGAGGAAAATGTCGCCATCATCCAGTCGATCGTGCAGCTCGCCAAGAGCTTCCGCATGAACGTGACCGCCGAGGGCGTGGAGACGGCGGAAGACTTCGAGCGCATGCGCGATCTGGGCGTCGATACCATCCAGGGCTATCTCTTCGGCCGCCCGCTCGCTTACGAGCGCGCCGACAAGATGGTCCGCGGCATGTCCGAACGCCGGCAAGCGGCCAGCTAG
- a CDS encoding M1 family metallopeptidase has product MSLRLAGLALGVLFLASCRGGDDVPVNNVVDAPDTGIAPILDREDAVDVHSFAKPLDARVHHVALDLDVDFDAQRVAGTATLDLDAKDDVDEVILDTRGLTINAITAVDGTHLQFHTGKEDATLGAPLTVKMGNYRKIVIDYVSAEESTALQFLNPEQTAGKRHPFLLSQGQAIENRSWIPTQDSPGIRQTWEAKIRVPNPLTAVMSAATIGDAVPDGDTHHIFRFEMEKSVPPYLIAIAVGDITFEPLGLRSGVWAEPETIEAAKAELADTEKMITEAEKLFGPYDWGRYDMIVLPPSFPFGGMENPRLTFLTPTFIAGDKSLTALIAHELAHSWSGNLATNATWADFWLNEGMTVYAEQRILEAVYGEKAYKQAVALSVEDLRGELPGLEPWQQALAIDLEGKHPDDGFNGVPYDKGAAFLRTIEVAVGREKFDEFMRGWFSRHAFQPVTSSMFLDELREELVKGDEALEEKLRLDNWVYGEGLPDNMVEPDPKAFAEVDAAITAFDGGETPNREAWGGWNTAERLRFLGGIEGDLPPARMAALDRALGLSRTGNNEILFLWLKLAVANRYDAALPTLEQFLTRQGRRKFVAPLITALAEDRSWGRAKAAEFYPKVRPGYHPITQRGLDELGLPTGVEDDSDES; this is encoded by the coding sequence ATGTCGCTTCGTCTTGCCGGTCTTGCCCTTGGGGTCCTCTTCCTCGCGTCGTGCCGCGGCGGTGATGACGTTCCGGTCAACAATGTAGTCGACGCGCCCGATACCGGCATCGCCCCGATCCTCGATCGCGAGGATGCGGTGGATGTCCACAGCTTCGCCAAGCCCCTGGACGCGCGCGTTCACCATGTCGCGCTCGATCTTGACGTCGATTTCGACGCCCAGCGTGTGGCAGGCACCGCGACGCTCGACCTCGATGCCAAAGACGATGTCGACGAAGTCATTCTGGACACGCGCGGTCTGACGATCAATGCGATCACTGCCGTCGATGGCACCCATCTCCAGTTCCACACCGGCAAGGAGGATGCGACGCTGGGCGCGCCGCTTACGGTTAAGATGGGCAATTATCGCAAGATCGTCATTGATTATGTTTCGGCCGAAGAATCGACCGCGCTGCAATTTCTCAACCCCGAGCAGACCGCCGGCAAGCGCCATCCCTTCCTGCTCAGCCAGGGGCAGGCGATCGAAAATCGCAGCTGGATCCCGACGCAGGATAGCCCCGGCATTCGCCAGACCTGGGAAGCCAAGATCCGCGTCCCCAATCCGCTCACTGCGGTGATGAGCGCGGCCACCATCGGCGATGCCGTGCCCGATGGCGACACCCACCACATCTTCCGCTTCGAGATGGAAAAGTCGGTCCCGCCCTACCTTATCGCGATCGCGGTGGGGGACATCACCTTCGAACCGCTCGGGCTGCGGTCGGGCGTCTGGGCCGAGCCCGAGACGATCGAGGCCGCCAAGGCGGAACTGGCCGATACAGAAAAGATGATCACCGAGGCGGAAAAGCTGTTCGGCCCCTATGATTGGGGGCGCTACGACATGATCGTCCTGCCCCCCAGCTTTCCCTTCGGCGGCATGGAGAATCCGCGCCTGACCTTCCTCACCCCCACCTTCATCGCAGGCGACAAGTCGCTGACCGCGCTGATCGCGCACGAATTGGCGCATAGCTGGTCGGGCAATCTGGCGACCAATGCCACCTGGGCCGATTTCTGGCTCAACGAGGGCATGACCGTCTATGCCGAGCAGCGCATCCTCGAAGCGGTCTATGGCGAAAAGGCCTACAAGCAGGCCGTGGCCCTGAGCGTTGAAGATCTGCGCGGCGAACTGCCGGGTCTCGAGCCCTGGCAGCAGGCGCTCGCGATCGACCTCGAAGGCAAGCATCCCGACGATGGCTTCAACGGCGTCCCCTATGACAAGGGCGCGGCTTTCCTGCGCACCATCGAGGTAGCCGTGGGCCGCGAGAAGTTCGATGAATTCATGCGCGGCTGGTTCTCCCGCCACGCGTTCCAGCCGGTCACCAGTTCAATGTTCCTCGACGAACTGCGCGAGGAACTGGTCAAGGGCGACGAAGCGCTGGAAGAGAAGTTGCGCCTCGACAATTGGGTCTATGGAGAGGGTCTGCCCGACAATATGGTCGAGCCCGATCCCAAGGCCTTTGCCGAGGTCGATGCCGCCATAACAGCCTTCGATGGCGGCGAGACCCCCAATCGCGAGGCCTGGGGTGGCTGGAACACCGCCGAGCGCCTGCGCTTCCTGGGCGGGATCGAGGGCGATCTTCCGCCCGCACGCATGGCCGCGCTCGACCGCGCGCTCGGCCTGTCGCGCACCGGCAACAATGAAATCCTCTTCCTCTGGCTCAAGCTGGCGGTCGCCAATCGCTATGATGCCGCGCTGCCCACGCTCGAGCAGTTCCTGACCCGGCAGGGCCGCCGCAAATTCGTGGCACCGCTGATCACCGCGCTGGCCGAGGACCGCAGCTGGGGCCGCGCCAAGGCCGCCGAATTCTACCCCAAGGTGCGCCCGGGCTATCATCCGATCACCCAGCGCGGTCTCGATGAATTGGGCCTCCCGACCGGGGTCGAAGACGATAGCGACGAAAGCTGA